The DNA window TTAATTTACTGTAATAATCTTAAAACGTTTTGTTGTACTTGATTCGCCTGACTAATAGCATAAGAACCAGCTTGAGAAATAATGTTCTGTTTGTTGAAGTTTGCAGATTCTGCAGCGTAATCAACATCTCTAATAATAGATTCAGCAGCCTTAACATTAGTAGACTGAGTCATTAAGTTTCTAACCGCAGATTCTACTTGGTTTTGAGTCGAACCT is part of the Arcobacter sp. LA11 genome and encodes:
- a CDS encoding flagellin encodes the protein GSTQNQVESAVRNLMTQSTNVKAAESIIRDVDYAAESANFNKQNIISQAGSYAISQANQVQQNVLRLLQ